One genomic segment of Impatiens glandulifera chromosome 6, dImpGla2.1, whole genome shotgun sequence includes these proteins:
- the LOC124941327 gene encoding beta-galactosidase-like, with translation MVLNPVMPNVLLLTVVLLCLWVSSGIASVSYDNRAIVINGRRRILISGSIHYPRSTPEMWPDLIQKAKEGGLDVIQTYVFWNGHEPEQGKYYFEDRYDLVKFIKLIRASGLYVHLRVGPYACAEWNFGGFPVWLKYVPGISFRTDNGPFKAAMAKFTKKIVDMMKAEGLYESQGGPIILSQIENEYGPMEYELGSPGRSYAKWAAEMAVGLGTGVPWVMCKQDDAPDPIINTCNGFYCDYFSPNKAYKPKMWTEAWTGWFTEFGGAVPYRPAEDLAFSVARFIQKGGSFINYYMYHGGTNFGRTSGGPFIATSYDYDAPLDEYGLKREPKWGHLKDLHRAIKLCEPALVSGDSTVISLGNYQEARVFKTKSGACAAFIANYNSYSFARVTFENMHFNLPPWSISILPDCKNTVYNTARVGAQSAEMKMTNVVYGNGFPWQSFNEEPAGYSDNTFTRTGLLEQINTTWDATDYLWYITDVNIDANEGFLRSGRYPVLTVLSAGHALHVFINGQLSGTAYGSLENPKLTFSKGVNLRAGVNKIALLSIAVGLQNIGPHFETWNTGVLGPVSLDGLNRGRRDLTWQKWSYKVGLKGEKLSLHSLSGSSTVEWVEGSLVEKRQPLTWYKATFNSPGGNDPLALDMSSMGKGQAWINGQSIGRYWPSYKATGKCNTCNYAGWFDEKKCLRNCGESSQRWYHVPRSWLKPTGNLLVVFEEWGGNPYGISLAKREVESVCADIYEWQPTLVNWQLQSSGKVNKPLRPKAHLSCAFGQKISSIKFASYGTPQGVCGSFREGNCHAHHSYDAFQKLCVGQQACSVTVAPEMFGGDPCPNVMKKLSVEAICS, from the exons ATGGTTTTGAACCCTGTAATGCCGAATGTCCTGCTCCTGACGGTGGTTTTATTGTGTTTGTGGGTTTCTTCTGGAATAGCTTCTGTATCTTATGATAACAGAGCTATAGTCATCAATGGCCGACGGAGGATTCTTATTTCTGGTTCTATTCACTACCCAAGAAGCACTCCTGAG ATGTGGCCTGATCTTATTCAGAAAGCTAAAGAAGGAGGTTTAGATGTAATCCAGACATATGTTTTCTGGAATGGACATGAACCAGAACAAGGCAAA TATTATTTTGAGGATAGATATGATCTAGTCAAGTTTATCAAGCTGATTAGAGCATCAGGCCTTTATGTTCATCTTAGGGTTGGTCCTTATGCTTGTGCAGAATGGAACTTTGG AGGGTTTCCTGTTTGGCTCAAGTATGTTCCAGGTATCAGTTTCAGAACAGACAATGGTCCATTCAAG GCTGCAATGGCGAAATTCACTAAGAAGATTGTGGATATGATGAAAGCTGAAGGATTATATGAATCTCAGGGTGGTCCAATCATTCTATCTCAG ATAGAGAATGAATACGGTCCAATGGAATATGAACTCGGCTCCCCTGGTCGATCTTACGCTAAATGGGCAGCTGAAATGGCTGTGGGTCTTGGCACTGGTGTGCCATGGGTCATGTGTAAGCAAGATGATGCGCCCGATCCAATT ATTAACACTTGCAATGGGTTTTACTGTGATTATTTCTCACCAAATAAAGCTTACAAACCAAAGATGTGGACTGAAGCGTGGACTGGATG GTTTACAGAGTTTGGAGGTGCAGTTCCTTACAGGCCTGCAGAAGACTTGGCATTCTCAGTTGCAAGATTCATACAAAAGGGTGGATCTTTCATTAACTATTATATG TATCATGGTGGAACGAACTTTGGAAGGACATCGGGTGGACCTTTTATAGCCACGAGCTACGACTATGATGCTCCACTTGATGAATATG GACTTAAGCGAGAACCCAAGTGGGGACATTTGAAGGATCTGCATAGAGCTATAAAGCTATGCGAGCCTGCGTTAGTATCTGGAGATTCGACAGTCATTTCTCTTGGAAATTATCAAGAG gCACGCGTTTTCAAAACTAAATCTGGAGCTTGTGCTGCGTTTATTGCAAATTACAACTCTTATTCTTTTGCTCGGGTCACTTTTGAAAATATGCATTTCAACTTGCCTCCTTGGTCAATTAGCATTCTTCCTGACTGCAAGAACACTGTCTATAACACAGCCAGG GTGGGAGCTCAAAGTGCGGAAATGAAGATGACAAATGTTGTTTATGGTAATGGATTCCCTTGGCAATCATTTAATGAAGAACCGGCAGGGTATAGTGACAATACATTTACGAGAACTGGATTGTTGGAGCAGATAAACACTACTTGGGATGCCACCGATTATTTATGGTACATAACAGA TGTGAATATCGATGCCAATGAAGGATTCTTGAGAAGTGGAAGATATCCTGTTCTAACTGTGTTATCTGCTGGTCATGCTTTGCATGTCTTCATCAATGGTCAGCTTTCGG GAACTGCATATGGAAGTCTAGAGAATCCTAAACTAACATTTAGCAAAGGTGTGAATTTGAGAGCTGGTGTCAACAAGATTGCTCTTCTAAGCATTGCTGTTGGTTTACAG AATATTGGCCCACATTTTGAAACCTGGAATACTGGCGTTCTTGGTCCCGTTTCATTAGATGGTTTgaacagaggaagaagagattTAACATGGCAGAAATGGTCTTACAAG GTTGGTCTTAAAGGAGAAAAATTGAGTCTTCATTCGCTCAGTGGAAGTTCCACTGTTGAATGGGTTGAAGGTTCTTTGGTGGAAAAGAGACAGCCATTGACTTGGTACAAG GCCACTTTCAATTCTCCTGGAGGAAATGATCCTTTAGCATTGGATATGAGTAGCATGGGCAAAGGCCAAGCATGGATAAACGGACAAAGTATAGGACGATATTGGCCTTCGTATAAAGCAACTGGAAAATGTAACACTTGTAATTATGCTGGTTGGTTTGATGAGAAGAAATGCTTGCGTAATTGTGGAGAGTCATCCCAGAGATG GTATCACGTCCCACGATCATGGTTAAAACCAACGGGGAATTTGTTGGTAGTTTTCGAGGAATGGGGAGGAAACCCATATGGGATTTCATTAGCGAAAAGAGAGGTTGAAAGCGTTTGTGCTGATATTTACGAGTGGCAGCCAACTCTAGTGAATTGGCAACTACAATCTTCGGGTAAAGTCAATAAACCCCTAAGGCCTAAAGCACACCTCTCGTGTGCATTTGGGCAGAAGATCTCGTCGATAAAGTTCGCGAGCTACGGAACACCGCAAGGTGTTTGTGGAAGCTTCCGTGAAGGAAACTGTCATGCTCATCATTCTTATGATGCTTTTCAGAAG CTATGTGTTGGGCAGCAAGCATGTTCGGTTACGGTGGCACCGGAGATGTTTGGAGGCGATCCTTGTCCAAATGTTATGAAGAAGTTGTCGGTCGAAGCCATTTGCAGCTGA